DNA sequence from the Chitinophaga flava genome:
CCTCTTCGGCAATGCAGACGTGCCGGCCTATAGCACTGTTGATGCACAGGTGACCTACCGTGTTCCCAAAATCAAAACATCCTTTAAACTGGGTGCTTCCAATCTGCTGAATACTCCTTATTTCCAGTATGTGGGCGGCCCTACCATCCGTGGGTTGTACTACTTCGCCATCACCTACGACAATGTGTTTAGAAAATAATCATCTGCCATAAAACAAAAGAGGGCTGACCAGTTTGTTCTGGTCAGCCCTCCTTTATGAAGAAGGTTATTACTTAAGTGCATTTTTCAGTGGTTCATTTTTTTCGAAGCTCGAAATATTGGCCAGGGTTGTTTCAGCAATCTGTGTTAATGCTTCTCTGGTAAAAAATCCCTGATGAGCTGTTACCAGCACGTTAGGGAAAGTCGTAAGCCTGGACAATACATCATCCTGGATGATAATGCCGGATAAATTCTGAAAGAACAGTTGTTCTTCCTGCTCATAAACATCTATCCCCAAAGCGCCGATATGGCCATTCTTCAGGGCTTCCACTACTGCCTTGGTATCAACCAGGCCACCACGGCTGGTATTGATGAGCGTTACACCTCGTTTCATACTGTTGATACTATGCCCGTTGATCAGATGTTTGGTATCAGGTGTAAGCGGACAATGCAGGGAGATGATATCTGATTCTGTCAGGACACTCTCCTGGGAAACATAGGTAACACCAGCCTGCACCAACGATGCATCCTCTACAACGTCGTGGGCCAGCACTTTACAGCCAAAGCCCAGCATGATACGACAAAATACTGCTCCGATATTGCCGGTACCAATTACACCGACTGTTTTTCCATATACATCAAATCCTTCCAGTCCGGCGAGTGTAAAGTTGTTATCACGTACACGGTTATACGATTTATATATTTTTCTGTTGAGTGCCAGCAGGAGAGTGACCGCATGTTCTGCCACCGCATGAGGAGAATATGCCGGCACGCGCACCACGCTGATACCTGCTTCAGCAGCCGCTTTCAGGTCTACGTTATTAAAGCCTGCACAACGCAGGGCAATCAGCGTTATTCCCTTTTCCTTCAACTTGTGTACAACAGCAGCATCTACTTTATCATTTACAAAAACACATACGGCCTTTTCATCCTTGATGAGGGCAGTATTATCTTCATTCAGGGGATATTCCAGAAACCGGAAACGATGCGTATTCTGTTGATTAGCCTGGTTAAAATAGGTGATATCGTATGGCTGCGCACTAAAAAAAAGTATATCCATCAGCGTTAGTTAGGAGTTGGGTTAAAAAAAATACGGATTTGCGGGCTTTTGACACCACACAAATCCGTAATATAATAAAATCGGTATGCTTTATTTAATCTCGCCTACCATGTTGCCGGGCACTACCCATTCGTCAAATTGTTCTGGTGTTACGTAACCCAGTTTCACGGCCATTTCTTTCAGTGTGGTACCTTCCTTGTGTGCTTTCTGTGCGATTTCTGCGGCTTTGTAATAACCAATTTTGGTATTGAGTGCAGTCACCAGCATCAGGGAGTTTTCCACGTGTTTGCGGATATTAGCTTCAATAGGTTCGATACCTTCAGCACATTTATCGTTGAAGCTAACACAACCTTCACCGATCAGGCGTGCAGAGTGCAGGAAGTTGTAGATCATCACCGGTTTGAATACGTTGAGCTCAAAGTGGCCGTTGGATCCGCCTATGGAGATAGCTACATCGTTACCCATTACCTGTGCAGCGATCATGGTCAGGGCCTCACACTGGGTGGGGTTTACTTTACCTGGCATGATAGAAGAACCTGGCTCGTTATCCGGGATATGGATTTCACCGATACCAGCGCGAGGGCCGGAGCTGAGCATACGTACGTCGTTAGCGATTTTCATCAGGCTAACAGCTACTGTTTTCAGGGCGCCGTGAGCTTCTACGATAGCATCGTGGGCAGCCAGTGCTTCGAACTTGTTGGGAGCGGTGATAAAAGGCAGTCCGGTCAGTTTGGCGATGTTACCAGCCACACTTTCGGAGTAACCTTTTGGTGTGTTAATACCGGTACCAACAGCAGTACCGCCCAGAGCCAGTTCGCTCAGGTGGGCGAGGGAGTTGTTGATAGCTCTCAGACCGTGGTCCAGCTGGGCTACGTAGCCGCTGATTTCTTGTCCGAGGGTGAGTGGTGTGGCGTCCATGAAGTGGGTACGGCCGATTTTCACCACGTGTTTGAAGGCTTCCGCTTTTTTAGCCAGGGTATCACGGAGTTTTTTAACACCGGGGATAGTTGTTTCCACCAGCATTTTATACGCCGCGATGTGCATGGCAGTAGGGAAGGTGTCGTTGGAAGACTGAGATTTATTTACGTCGTCGTTCGGGTGAACGAACTTGTCTTTATCGGTGAGCTTGCCACCGTGAATAACGTGGGCGCGGTAGGCGACAACTTCATTCACGTTCATGTTGGACTGAGTACCGGAGCCTGTTTGCCATACTACCAGCGGAAACTCGTTATCCAGTTTACCTTCCAGTATTTCATCACATACCTGTGCGATGAGATCACATTTTTCTTTCGGGAGCACGCCGGCTTCCAGGTTGGTCAGGGCCGCCGCTTTCTTCAGGTAAGCAAATGCCTTGATGATTTCTTTCGGCATTTTGTTGATGTCCTGGGCGATCTTGAAATTTTCAATGGAGCGCTGTGTTTGAGCACCATAATAGGCATTTACAGGTACCTGTACTTCACCCATCGTGTCTTTCTCTATTCTAAATTCCATGGCTTAAGCTTTTATGAATTAGGAGACAAAAGTAAGGATTCTCACGCCTTTGCGTTATTCTCCTTTAAAATTCGCCTTTCTTTTCTGGATAAAAGCTTCTGCACCTTCCTGTAAGTCAGCGGTGGCAAAGCAGGCAGCAAATTCTTTGATTTCTGTTTCCCAGCCGTCGAGTTCTTTGTCTATAGCGGCGTTCACGCATTTTACCACGCGGGCAACGGCCAGTGGAGCTTTTGTCTGGATTTTTTCGAGGATGGAAATAGCCTTGGGCATCAGTTCTTCCAGTTTCACCACATGGTTGACCAGTCCCCAGGCCAGCGCTTCATCAGCAGTGATCATGTCACCGGTCATCATCAGTTCGGTAGCTTTTCCTTTACCGATCAGCTGGGTAAGCCGCTGGGTACCGCCATATCCGGGGATAAGCCCCAGATTCACTTCCGGCTGGCCGAACCTGGCGTTTTCACTGGCGATACGGAAATGACAAGCCATCGCCAGCTCACAACCGCCACCCAGTGCAAAACCATTTACTGCAGCGATGATAGGTTTGGGAGAATATTCAATCCGCTGAAATACCACATGCCCGCTTTTTGCCAGCTCTTCGCCCTGCTTGGGGCTAAGGGTCAGAAACTCGCTGATATCGGCGCCGGCCACAAAAGCCTTTTCTCCTGCACCAGTAATGATCGCACCTTTTATGTCTTTATTACGGTAAACCTCGTCAATGGCAAGACCCAGTTCTCCCATCATCAGCTGATTGAGAGCGTTCATCTTTTCCGGGCGGTTGATCGTGATGATCTGGATATTTTTCTCTAATTGTGTGCTTAATGTCTGATACATGGGCCTTCTTTTTTGTTTTATCAATATTAAGCAATATCTGAAAACTAATGAATCAGGCTTACAGCAGCCTCGAGTTGCGGATCACGGCCGGCATTCAGACTGGTTGAATCGTAAGGTACGGTCAGGTCTGGCGGAAATCCTTTACCCTCGTAGATATTACCGTCTTTATATTTAAACATCAGGGAAGAAGTATACACCTGTGTAAGCCAGCCGGTAGTAAACTGTCCGCCATTAAAAAAAACATTGCCGGTCAGCGGACCATTGGCCCCCCAGGTGCGTTCCCCTACAAAATGCCCGTTGGGCAAGGCTTTCACTGCCATAGTGGTTATTTCCGCCATACTCACCGACCATGCATCTGCCAGTACCACGATAGGGATCGTGATGGCTTTACTATCCGTCTGTGGTTTTACATAGGCCGGCGCCCAGGGCGAATAGTCCAGCCGGCCGTTGCCCATTTTTGAACGGGTGTATCCAAAAAACAGTGGCCGGGTGATCATCTTCCCCAGCAAAAAATCCAGGTCTTCCAGTTCCCCACCTTTGTTTCCTCTCACATCAATGATAATTCCCTTCAAATCCGTACGGGAGGCCAGGTTCTTGAAGAAATACTGTTCCACCGTTTTGAAGCCATTGGCAGTATCTGTGTTGAACAAGGTTTTCAGCTGAAAATCACTGAAGAAAAAGTACAGTATGTTCTGGTTGATAGTCCCGGAAACGGCCACGTACTGCTTGCCATCAGCGGTATTGGTGAATCCCCGCTGGCCGGCATTCAGGTAATTGGCAGGAAGGGTATAATAAAAATACCGTATGTCGATAGGGGCATGAAAGCCGGGACTACCGCGTTTCCGGAGGAAAGCCGGGTTCACGGCGGCGGAATCGGCCAGCCAGGTATCTGCAAAAGTCAGGGTATAGTGTGAGTCTACCAATCCGGCGGTCATCTGCTTAAAGTACGTATAGGCTTTACGTACATCATTGGAATCGTTGACATTCAGCTGTGCAAACAAGGGCTTGTAAGTTCCGTATACCCCGTCCCAGTTGACGGTATCGATATCCCAGAAAACATAGTTATTATTCATGCCCGTCCAGAAAGCATCAAACACTTCATTGAAATTGGCGCTAACATAATTCTGCGGATCGTTAAGCTGGGGCAGCTCCTTCCGGCAGGAAGCCATGGTGGCCAGTATAGCCAGGGGTATGATAAAATGTATGAGCGATTTCATCTTGCTGATATGAAAGGTAAAAACAGGTTATTCAGCATATCCTCCGAAAAGGCAGCCAAGATTCAACAGGCATCCGGCCTGTATCACGTAGGTATCATTGTATCGGGGCACCTGGTCGATCATATAATTTTTTTGCTGGTCACTTAAACCGTAATAGTAGCGCGCTTCCACAAACAGCCGTAAACATTCCTGCAGCAGATACTCCACGCCACCACCCGCCACCAGACCAAATTCCATACGACGATCGCGGCGGCTATCGAAGGCATATTTCTGATCGTATTGATAGAGCAGGTTGTACTGAAAAGAGCCCGATGCCTGCTGGTTAGGCGGTAGGTCGGGTGCATTATCAAAAACATTGGCCATAACGCCTTTAACGCGGGCGGTCATCCACCGGGCAGCATACCCACCGGTATTGACAAACCCGCTGAGTTTTTCTCCACCAAAGGAGAAGTGGGCCATTAGCGGTAATTGCAGATAGCCGTTGCTGTTAATCTGGTAGATACCATCAAAAAAATGATCACGGCGTTGTTCATAGTTTTTCTGAATGTAGGAAGGCTCCGCCTGGAGAGCCAGCCAGTTATTAAAATGATATTGCAATACCAGTCCGGCCATAAAACCACTGCGCTGATGGTATTGTGTAAAAGCGCGGTAACCAGCACTGGTGTGCAGGTAATTGTTCACATAACCACCGGTAACGCCTACTTCGAACTGAGCCAGTGCACTTTGAAAAAAGAAGAGCATGGGGGCAAAAAGAAGTACGTTTTTTTGCATAAGGATTACGGTTGATAGGGGTTGAAACGGTTGATAAGCGCGAAAAAAAAGTCCCGTAGCAAACGATGTCTGCTACGGGACTTATAAAGAATAACGTTTTTATGTATTAATAGTTCACCTCAATTTCAGCCTTACCACTTTTCATTCTCATGTAGTTTCTTTTTTTCTTCACTTTGAAGTAGTTCACCCCTTTGAAGCTATATCCGAAGGTAACAAATACCAGGTTGGCGTCCAGGTTGCGGTAGGGGTATACTTTGTTGCCGGTAGTTCCATAGCTGAAATCGCGGTTGAAGAAGTTTTGCGGATAATACTGCACTTTCAGCGCAAAGCCCGGATGCATACGGAATCCTGCGAAGAAGGAAGGCATCAGCAGGGGAGTACGGTCGCTGAACCACTCATTGAATTTGTGTACTTTTTTACCATCCACAAACTGTTTTTCCTTGTAGTTGAAGGCCATATCGATTTCGGCGCCGGCAAAGAAAAAGAAAGAGCCGCCGGTAACATCCCCGATTTTAAGGCCTACCGGTATACCGAGTGTGTATACACGTTGTTTCAGTTTGAGTGAGTCTGTAGGTTTGGAGATCAGACCTATGTTCTTGATATCCAGTCCGGTAAACACTCCGAAATGTTGGGAGAAGTCCTTATTAAAAGTGGTGGAATAATTGAAAATGAAGCTGAAGCGTGGAATATTGCGCAGGTGTTCTCCATCCTGTTTCATATCAGCAAAGGACAACATTCCCGACAGAGAGCTGGTTACGTATATCTTATCCCGTTTTTTTGGGTATTTCCCGAAACTTATCGAGAATTTGCTATCGATTTTAGCAGTGGAATCAGTTGTCTCCTGGGCAAAGGTTCTTGTTATGCTTAACAATACTAACAGCAGGGCAGGGAAAAACTTATATCTCATAAAATGGCGGTTGTGGTTTTTTAGATTTGGTGACATTTTCAAAAAGAAGACGACCGCCAGTATGAAATGTTACGACCCAACCGAAAAAAAATTAAAAATTTCTGTGGGAGGCTACCCAGGTAGTGATATAATCGGAAATATCCTTGGTATGTGTACCGGGGGGAAACAGTTTACCGACGCCCATTTCCTGTAGTTGCTGCATATCCGCATCGGGGATGATACCGCCGCCGGTGAGCAGTACGTCGTTCATTTCTTTTTCCTTCATGAGGGCTATTATCTTAGGAAAAACCGTCATATGAGCACCAGAGAGGATGCTGATACCGATGGCGTCTACGTCTTCCTGGAGGGCGGCGTTAACGACCATTTCGGGGGTTTGTCTGAGGCCGGTATAGATAACTTCCATGCCGGCATCCCGGAGGGCGGCAGCGATCACTTTAGCGCCGCGGTCGTGGCCATCAAGACCTACCTTGGCTACCAACACACGAACAGGACGATTTAACTGGTTGACCATGCTTAAAAATTAAGGTCGTAAAGATAAGGATTAGCCGTAACTAAAAGCTAACCGCTATTTTTCCTATTTTTGCAGACATATTTAATTTTTCTTATGAGCGAAGAAAGGTCACTCAATTTTATAGAACAGATCATTGAAGACGACATTGCTAATGGCGTCAATGACGGACGTGTACTGACACGTTTTCCGCCGGAGCCCAATGGCTATCTCCATATAGGGCATGCCAAGTCTATAGTACTGAACTTCGGTCTGGCCCAGAAATACAACGGTAAAACCAATCTCCGCTTCGACGATACCAACCCTGTTACAGAAGACACTGAATACGTGGATTCTATCAAGGAAGATATCCGCTGGCTGGGATTTGAGTGGGACAAGGAACTGTATGCCTCCGACTACTTTGACCAGATGTACGAATTTGCTGTAGAGCTGATCAAAAAAGGACTGGCTTATGTGGAAGATGCTACTTCCGAGCAAATTGCTGCCAGCAAAGGTACTCCAACCACTCCAGGTACACCGACTCCGGCCAGAAGCAGGTCAGTAGAGGAAAACCTGGACTTGTTTGAACGTATGCGTAAAGGAGAATTCAAAGACGGGGAAAAAACCCTGCGGGCCAAGATAGACCTGGCTTCTCCCAATATGCACATGCGCGATCCTATCATGTACCGCATCAAACATGCCCATCACCACCGTACCGGCGATAAATGGTGCATCTACCCGATGTACGACTTCGCCCATGGTCAGAGTGACAGCATCGAGAATATCACCCACTCCGTTTGTACACTGGAGTTCATCCCTCACCGCCCGCTGTACGACTGGTTTATCAAAGAACTGGAAATATTCCCCAGCCACCAGTATGAGTTTGCCCGTCTGAACCTCAATTATACGGTGATGAGCAAACGAAAACTGAAACAGCTGGTAGCAGAGAACTACGTAAGCGGATGGGATGATCCCCGTATGCCTACTATCAGCGGTCTGCGTCGCCGTGGCTATACTGCAGCCAGCATCCGCGGGCTCTGCGAACGTGTTGGTGTACAGAAACGCGATAACATGATCGACGTAGGTCTGCTGGAATTCTGTATCCGCGAGGAACTGAACAGAACAGCCAACCGTGTAATGGCCGTACTCGATCCGGTGAAACTGGTGATCACCAACTACCCTGAAGGACAAGTAGAGGAAATGACCGCCGAAAACAACCCGGAAGATGCTTCCGCCGGCAGCCGTACCCTCCACTTCAGCAATACACTGTACATAGAGCGCGAAGACTTCATGGAAGAACCACCTAAAAAATTCTTCCGTCTCGGTCCTGGTCTGCATGTACGCCTTAAAAACGCCTACATCATCAAAGGTGAAAGCGTGGAAAAAGATGCCGATGGCAACATCACCACCATCTACGCCACCTACCTGCCAGAAAGCAAAAGCGGAGGAGACCACAGCGGCATGACCGTAAAAGGTACCATCCACTGGGTAAGCGCCGCACATGCCGCCACCGCCGAAGTACGCGTATATGACCGTCTCTTTAAATCAGAGAACCCGAATGCAGAAGAAGGCGACTTCAAAGACTTCATCAACCCGGATTCCCTGCAGGTCATCAAAGAAGCCTATGTAGAACCCGGTCTGCTCAAAGCCCAACCGGGAGACCGCTTCCAGTTCATGCGCAAAGGCTACTTCACCGTAGACCCGGACAGCACCGCTGAAAAAGTAGTCTTCAACAGAACAGTGACACTGAAGGACGCGTGGGCTAAAGTAAACAAATGATTCATCTGATGCCGCTATGTTCCTGATGAACGGAGATTTAAGCGAAGATTAAAAGGATATAAATGATAAAATAAAGCCCGTTTGGTATGAACCAAACGGGCTTTTTTATGCGAATGTTATATGTTATTGGTTATATGCTATTAACCCTTTTGCAATTCGTGTACGGGTTTCCGTGAGACCGATAGTTGCTGCGATATCAAATACGGGAGGACCAAATTTACCACCGGTGAGCATGATACGGAAAGGCAGCTGTAACTCGCCCATCTTGATATTTTTCTCTGCAGCAAAAGCTTTAAAGCTGGCTTCCAGCTCAGGAGCGGTGAAGGCAGAAACATCTGCCAGCTTATCAGACCATTCAGTGAAGAAGGCTGATTTGTCAGCGTTCCATTTGGGTTTTACGGCAGCTTCGTCATAGGCAGCTGGTGCCTGGAAGAAGAAAAAGCCATGGTCCCATATTTCGTTGACAAAGTAGCAGCGTTCTTTTACCAGTCCGGCTATGGTAGCTACATAATCAACATCTGCCTTGATACCTTTTTCCTCCAGTACAGGCAGGAAGAGATTGGCGAGGCTCTGGTTGTCTTTATGATGCAGGTACTGGTGATTGAACCATTTAGCCTTTTCGTAGTCGAATTTAGCGCCGGCTTTATGAACACGGTCGATGGAGAACTTCTGAATCAGTTCATCCAGGCTAAAGATCTCCTGTTCGGTACCATCATTCCATCCCAGCACGGCCAGCATGTTGATAAATGCGTCCGGCAGGAAGCCCAGTTCACGGAATCCTTTGGTGAATTCGTTGGAACGGGGATCTGTCCAGTTCATGGCATATACCGGGAAACCGAGGCGGTCGCCATCACGTTTGCTGAGTTTACCGTTGCCATCCGGTTTGAGGATCAACGGCAAGTGCGCCCACTGCGGCATATCGGCTTCCCAGCCCAGATATTTCCAGAGCAGGATATGTACCGGTGCAGAAGGCAGCCATTCTTCACCACGGAAAGCGTGGGATATCTTCATCAGATAGTCGTCTACTACCACGGCGAGGTGATAGGTAGGCATACCATCTGCTTTCAGTAATACTTTATCATCTACCTGACCGGTGTTGAAAGTCACTTCTCCCCGAATCATATCGGTAAAGGACAGTTCTTCATTGGCAGGCATTTTAATACGGATAACGTGCGGAGTGTTTTTAGCCAGCAGTTCCTGTACTTCCGCTTCGGAGAGAGAGAAGGAGTTACGCATCTTTTCTCTTACCTTATGGTTGTACTGTGGGTGCGGGTTTTCCGGTGTTTTTAACCGTTCACGCATGCTTTCCAGTTCTTCCGGTGTATCAAATGCATAATAGGCATGACCGGAAGCAACCAGTTTTTCAGCATACTGACGGTACAGCGGCTTACGTTCACTCTGGCGGTAAGGTGCATAAGGACCACCCACCGCAGGACTTTCGTCCGGCGTGAGCCCACACCAGCGCAGACATTCATTGATGTATTCTTCTGCGCCCGCTACATAACGGGTCTGGTCTGTATCTTCAATACGCAGTACAAAATCCCCCTTGTGCTGCTTTGCAAACAAATAGTTGAACAATACAGTGCGTACACCTCCAAGATGTAGGCCACCAGTAGGGCTGGGAGCAAAACGCACTCTTACTTTTTTGTGATCCATAGATCGCAAAGGTAAGGAAATAGCTTTTAGCTTTCTGCCATCAGCTTTTAGTGCTTTTAACTATCTTGCAGTTATCAGCTCACTGCTAAAAAGCTCAAGCTTTGTTCTATCTTACCAAAACACCCGGCATCCTGAAAGCTTTATATAAAAGCTGTATCTGGGACTTGTCTCCAGCTAATAATACCGTCTACCTGACTTTCGATGATGGCCCTCATCCGGAAGCAACCCCTTTTATACTGGAACAACTGAAAAAATATAATGCCCAAGGCACTTTTTTCTGTATCGGTAAAAATGTGGTGGAGCACCCGGATATCTATCAACAGATACT
Encoded proteins:
- a CDS encoding porin family protein, coding for MQKNVLLFAPMLFFFQSALAQFEVGVTGGYVNNYLHTSAGYRAFTQYHQRSGFMAGLVLQYHFNNWLALQAEPSYIQKNYEQRRDHFFDGIYQINSNGYLQLPLMAHFSFGGEKLSGFVNTGGYAARWMTARVKGVMANVFDNAPDLPPNQQASGSFQYNLLYQYDQKYAFDSRRDRRMEFGLVAGGGVEYLLQECLRLFVEARYYYGLSDQQKNYMIDQVPRYNDTYVIQAGCLLNLGCLFGGYAE
- a CDS encoding enoyl-CoA hydratase/isomerase family protein produces the protein MYQTLSTQLEKNIQIITINRPEKMNALNQLMMGELGLAIDEVYRNKDIKGAIITGAGEKAFVAGADISEFLTLSPKQGEELAKSGHVVFQRIEYSPKPIIAAVNGFALGGGCELAMACHFRIASENARFGQPEVNLGLIPGYGGTQRLTQLIGKGKATELMMTGDMITADEALAWGLVNHVVKLEELMPKAISILEKIQTKAPLAVARVVKCVNAAIDKELDGWETEIKEFAACFATADLQEGAEAFIQKRKANFKGE
- the gltX gene encoding glutamate--tRNA ligase, producing MDHKKVRVRFAPSPTGGLHLGGVRTVLFNYLFAKQHKGDFVLRIEDTDQTRYVAGAEEYINECLRWCGLTPDESPAVGGPYAPYRQSERKPLYRQYAEKLVASGHAYYAFDTPEELESMRERLKTPENPHPQYNHKVREKMRNSFSLSEAEVQELLAKNTPHVIRIKMPANEELSFTDMIRGEVTFNTGQVDDKVLLKADGMPTYHLAVVVDDYLMKISHAFRGEEWLPSAPVHILLWKYLGWEADMPQWAHLPLILKPDGNGKLSKRDGDRLGFPVYAMNWTDPRSNEFTKGFRELGFLPDAFINMLAVLGWNDGTEQEIFSLDELIQKFSIDRVHKAGAKFDYEKAKWFNHQYLHHKDNQSLANLFLPVLEEKGIKADVDYVATIAGLVKERCYFVNEIWDHGFFFFQAPAAYDEAAVKPKWNADKSAFFTEWSDKLADVSAFTAPELEASFKAFAAEKNIKMGELQLPFRIMLTGGKFGPPVFDIAATIGLTETRTRIAKGLIAYNQ
- a CDS encoding glutamine--tRNA ligase/YqeY domain fusion protein, giving the protein MSEERSLNFIEQIIEDDIANGVNDGRVLTRFPPEPNGYLHIGHAKSIVLNFGLAQKYNGKTNLRFDDTNPVTEDTEYVDSIKEDIRWLGFEWDKELYASDYFDQMYEFAVELIKKGLAYVEDATSEQIAASKGTPTTPGTPTPARSRSVEENLDLFERMRKGEFKDGEKTLRAKIDLASPNMHMRDPIMYRIKHAHHHRTGDKWCIYPMYDFAHGQSDSIENITHSVCTLEFIPHRPLYDWFIKELEIFPSHQYEFARLNLNYTVMSKRKLKQLVAENYVSGWDDPRMPTISGLRRRGYTAASIRGLCERVGVQKRDNMIDVGLLEFCIREELNRTANRVMAVLDPVKLVITNYPEGQVEEMTAENNPEDASAGSRTLHFSNTLYIEREDFMEEPPKKFFRLGPGLHVRLKNAYIIKGESVEKDADGNITTIYATYLPESKSGGDHSGMTVKGTIHWVSAAHAATAEVRVYDRLFKSENPNAEEGDFKDFINPDSLQVIKEAYVEPGLLKAQPGDRFQFMRKGYFTVDPDSTAEKVVFNRTVTLKDAWAKVNK
- a CDS encoding cobalamin B12-binding domain-containing protein produces the protein MVNQLNRPVRVLVAKVGLDGHDRGAKVIAAALRDAGMEVIYTGLRQTPEMVVNAALQEDVDAIGISILSGAHMTVFPKIIALMKEKEMNDVLLTGGGIIPDADMQQLQEMGVGKLFPPGTHTKDISDYITTWVASHRNF
- the fumC gene encoding class II fumarate hydratase produces the protein MEFRIEKDTMGEVQVPVNAYYGAQTQRSIENFKIAQDINKMPKEIIKAFAYLKKAAALTNLEAGVLPKEKCDLIAQVCDEILEGKLDNEFPLVVWQTGSGTQSNMNVNEVVAYRAHVIHGGKLTDKDKFVHPNDDVNKSQSSNDTFPTAMHIAAYKMLVETTIPGVKKLRDTLAKKAEAFKHVVKIGRTHFMDATPLTLGQEISGYVAQLDHGLRAINNSLAHLSELALGGTAVGTGINTPKGYSESVAGNIAKLTGLPFITAPNKFEALAAHDAIVEAHGALKTVAVSLMKIANDVRMLSSGPRAGIGEIHIPDNEPGSSIMPGKVNPTQCEALTMIAAQVMGNDVAISIGGSNGHFELNVFKPVMIYNFLHSARLIGEGCVSFNDKCAEGIEPIEANIRKHVENSLMLVTALNTKIGYYKAAEIAQKAHKEGTTLKEMAVKLGYVTPEQFDEWVVPGNMVGEIK
- a CDS encoding S41 family peptidase, with translation MKSLIHFIIPLAILATMASCRKELPQLNDPQNYVSANFNEVFDAFWTGMNNNYVFWDIDTVNWDGVYGTYKPLFAQLNVNDSNDVRKAYTYFKQMTAGLVDSHYTLTFADTWLADSAAVNPAFLRKRGSPGFHAPIDIRYFYYTLPANYLNAGQRGFTNTADGKQYVAVSGTINQNILYFFFSDFQLKTLFNTDTANGFKTVEQYFFKNLASRTDLKGIIIDVRGNKGGELEDLDFLLGKMITRPLFFGYTRSKMGNGRLDYSPWAPAYVKPQTDSKAITIPIVVLADAWSVSMAEITTMAVKALPNGHFVGERTWGANGPLTGNVFFNGGQFTTGWLTQVYTSSLMFKYKDGNIYEGKGFPPDLTVPYDSTSLNAGRDPQLEAAVSLIH
- a CDS encoding 2-hydroxyacid dehydrogenase, yielding MDILFFSAQPYDITYFNQANQQNTHRFRFLEYPLNEDNTALIKDEKAVCVFVNDKVDAAVVHKLKEKGITLIALRCAGFNNVDLKAAAEAGISVVRVPAYSPHAVAEHAVTLLLALNRKIYKSYNRVRDNNFTLAGLEGFDVYGKTVGVIGTGNIGAVFCRIMLGFGCKVLAHDVVEDASLVQAGVTYVSQESVLTESDIISLHCPLTPDTKHLINGHSINSMKRGVTLINTSRGGLVDTKAVVEALKNGHIGALGIDVYEQEEQLFFQNLSGIIIQDDVLSRLTTFPNVLVTAHQGFFTREALTQIAETTLANISSFEKNEPLKNALK